From the Paenibacillus sp. FSL H8-0548 genome, one window contains:
- a CDS encoding autorepressor SdpR family transcription factor, whose product MSISLAFKALSDPTRRFILELLLERVRTAGEIADHFQMTKPSISHHLNILKQAELVSDERQGQHIYYSLNHTIFQELMEWFVPFQHSRTGRIGRNEI is encoded by the coding sequence ATGTCAATTAGCCTCGCATTCAAAGCGTTGTCCGATCCGACTAGGCGCTTCATATTAGAATTATTGCTAGAGCGTGTTCGAACTGCTGGTGAAATCGCCGACCACTTCCAAATGACCAAGCCCAGCATCTCCCATCATCTCAATATATTGAAGCAAGCAGAGCTTGTTTCTGATGAACGGCAAGGGCAGCACATCTACTATTCGCTAAATCACACCATTTTCCAAGAATTAATGGAATGGTTCGTCCCCTTCCAGCACTCTAGAACCGGAAGGATTGGAAGGAATGAAATCTAG
- a CDS encoding DUF1648 domain-containing protein, producing MKSSLLSWFVVAISIAASIICYPDLPEQMAIHWNISTEIDGLAHKAFALLLLPALMIILIIVLPKKQNYQRYKSSIQTMQNVIILSFLVLHGVTIAFGYGVEINIVKIVLPMVGIILAVTGLYMPRFEPNSFIGIKTNPTLTNEIIWRKTHRSAAKFYVLGGLLLIPAAFLPAPYQIISFFAIIVIIVLASVFLSFYFSKDHK from the coding sequence ATGAAATCTAGCCTGCTATCTTGGTTCGTCGTAGCAATTTCTATCGCGGCCAGCATTATCTGTTATCCCGATCTGCCCGAGCAGATGGCCATTCACTGGAATATTAGCACTGAAATTGACGGACTAGCTCATAAAGCCTTTGCACTCTTATTGCTGCCAGCTTTAATGATCATTTTAATCATCGTGCTCCCAAAAAAACAAAACTATCAGCGATACAAATCCAGCATACAAACGATGCAAAACGTCATTATACTAAGTTTTCTTGTATTGCATGGCGTCACGATCGCTTTTGGCTATGGAGTAGAAATTAATATTGTAAAAATTGTCCTTCCTATGGTCGGCATCATTCTTGCAGTAACCGGATTATATATGCCGCGTTTTGAGCCAAACAGCTTTATCGGCATCAAAACGAATCCGACACTCACCAATGAAATCATTTGGAGAAAGACACATCGGTCCGCAGCTAAGTTTTATGTATTAGGCGGTTTGTTATTGATTCCAGCAGCGTTCCTTCCTGCTCCTTATCAAATCATTAGTTTTTTCGCCATTATTGTCATTATCGTGCTTGCTTCTGTTTTTCTATCCTTCTATTTCAGCAAAGACCATAAATAA